In Bacillus sp. Cs-700, one genomic interval encodes:
- the rbsB gene encoding ribose ABC transporter substrate-binding protein RbsB, with product MKKLLPFLLSLSLLVLGACSLQPPEWAKPSQETDIEDIKIGLSVSTLNNPFFVSMKDGVEAEAKEQGMDIVVVDAQNDAAKQISDVEDLIQQGVDVLLINPTDSAAISTAVQSANSLGIPVVTLDRSAEKGDVATLVSSDNEKGGEMAGEFLVEQLGEGAKIAELEGVPGASATRERGKGFHNIADEKLDVVAKQTANFDRTEGLNTMENLLQGNPDIEAVFAHNDEMALGALQAIQSSGKDILVVGFDGNEDAINSIQDGKLSATVAQQPDQIGSLAVQAGVDVLKGNEVDETIPVPLKLVTEETK from the coding sequence ATGAAAAAGTTACTGCCATTCCTGCTCAGTTTGTCATTGCTTGTGCTTGGAGCATGTTCGCTTCAGCCGCCTGAATGGGCAAAGCCGAGTCAGGAGACAGATATAGAGGATATTAAAATTGGTTTATCCGTTTCAACGTTAAATAATCCCTTTTTCGTATCAATGAAAGATGGGGTAGAAGCTGAAGCGAAAGAACAAGGCATGGACATTGTTGTCGTAGATGCGCAAAATGATGCGGCAAAACAAATTAGCGATGTTGAAGATCTGATTCAGCAGGGTGTCGATGTATTATTGATTAATCCAACCGATTCAGCAGCGATTTCGACTGCGGTCCAATCAGCGAATAGCCTGGGTATTCCAGTCGTTACGCTTGATCGCTCTGCCGAGAAAGGCGATGTAGCGACTCTTGTTTCTTCGGATAATGAAAAAGGCGGAGAGATGGCTGGCGAGTTTTTAGTTGAGCAGTTAGGAGAAGGGGCAAAAATAGCTGAACTTGAAGGTGTACCCGGTGCATCGGCTACTCGTGAACGTGGGAAAGGTTTCCACAACATTGCTGATGAAAAGCTAGATGTTGTTGCAAAACAGACAGCTAATTTCGATCGTACAGAAGGTTTAAATACGATGGAAAACTTGCTTCAAGGTAATCCAGATATCGAAGCTGTATTTGCCCACAATGACGAGATGGCGCTTGGAGCTCTTCAGGCTATTCAAAGTTCAGGGAAAGACATTCTCGTTGTAGGATTCGATGGAAATGAAGATGCGATTAATAGTATTCAAGATGGAAAGCTATCAGCGACTGTGGCGCAGCAACCTGATCAAATAGGTTCACTCGCCGTTCAGGCAGGTGTTGATGTATTAAAAGGGAACGAAGTCGATGAAACCATTCCGGTTCCATTAAAACTAGTAACGGAAGAAACAAAGTAA
- the rbsC gene encoding ribose ABC transporter permease RbsC, producing MNKAMKTNHVGNVMQKLGPLLGLLVLVATVSILNPSFLEPLNLLNLLRQVAINALIAYGMTFVILTGGIDLSVGSILALSSALMAGMMVSGIDPILAILIGSLLGAAMGMVNGLLITKGKMAPFIATLATMTLFRGLTLVYTDGNPITGLGDSYAFQLFGRGYFLGIPVPAITMLLSFAVLWVILHKTPFGRKTYAIGGNEKAALISGIKVNRMKVMIYSLAGLLSALAGAILTSRLNSAQPTAGTSYELDAIAAVVLGGTSLSGGRGLIIGTLIGALIIGTLNNGLNLLGVSSFFQMVVKGVVIIIAVLIDRKKAA from the coding sequence ATGAATAAGGCAATGAAAACAAATCATGTTGGGAATGTGATGCAAAAGCTAGGACCACTATTAGGTTTACTCGTTCTTGTTGCGACCGTTTCCATCTTAAATCCAAGTTTTTTAGAACCGCTTAATTTATTGAATTTACTTCGACAAGTGGCAATTAATGCGCTTATTGCTTACGGAATGACATTTGTTATTTTAACAGGCGGAATTGATTTATCGGTTGGTTCGATTTTAGCACTCTCAAGTGCACTGATGGCTGGCATGATGGTTTCAGGAATTGACCCGATTTTGGCGATACTCATTGGTTCTTTGCTAGGAGCTGCCATGGGTATGGTGAATGGACTGTTGATTACGAAAGGAAAAATGGCTCCGTTTATCGCAACGCTTGCAACGATGACCTTATTCCGAGGATTAACGCTCGTCTATACAGATGGGAATCCGATTACAGGGCTTGGCGATAGCTATGCTTTCCAGCTTTTCGGAAGAGGTTATTTCCTTGGTATCCCAGTTCCGGCAATCACGATGTTACTATCATTCGCTGTTCTCTGGGTGATTCTGCATAAAACACCGTTCGGACGTAAAACGTATGCTATCGGTGGAAATGAGAAAGCGGCACTTATTTCAGGTATTAAAGTGAATCGCATGAAAGTGATGATTTATTCTCTAGCTGGACTACTTTCAGCTTTAGCAGGAGCAATTCTAACGTCAAGATTGAACTCAGCACAACCAACTGCAGGAACATCGTACGAGCTTGATGCAATCGCGGCAGTTGTGCTTGGCGGAACAAGCCTTTCCGGAGGTCGAGGTTTAATTATTGGAACATTAATCGGTGCACTGATTATTGGTACGTTAAATAACGGCTTAAATTTGCTTGGTGTATCTTCTTTCTTCCAGATGGTCGTCAAAGGTGTTGTTATTATCATTGCTGTGTTGATTGATCGTAAAAAAGCAGCTTAG
- the nei gene encoding endonuclease VIII, which yields MPEGPEIRRAADNVEKALQKGRVMDVFFAFEQLKGYESLLSGAQVTRVDTKGKAMLIRFDNGYTIYSHNQLYGKWVIRNAYNYPKTNRQLRLALHNEKKSALLYSASDIEVLRDEEVPLHPFIAKVGPDLLSEEVSVEQLKERFESKAFQKKKWTSLLLDQSFIGGIGNYLRSEILFLAGIHPDLRPIDCSERQLTKAAEATVKLVHQSYEHNGITNDLELAVKLKEKGQKRPQYRHWVFNREGEACRIDGTEIQKMKAGSRRLYFCPTCQAK from the coding sequence ATGCCTGAAGGTCCTGAAATTAGAAGAGCTGCAGACAATGTAGAAAAAGCATTACAAAAAGGACGCGTTATGGACGTTTTCTTTGCTTTTGAACAGCTAAAAGGATATGAATCTCTCTTAAGCGGTGCACAGGTAACGAGGGTAGATACGAAAGGAAAGGCGATGCTGATTCGATTTGATAATGGGTATACGATCTACTCACATAATCAGCTTTATGGGAAATGGGTGATACGGAACGCCTACAATTATCCAAAAACAAATCGTCAGCTACGTCTAGCCCTTCATAATGAGAAGAAGTCTGCCCTTCTATATAGCGCATCAGATATTGAAGTGCTTCGTGATGAAGAAGTGCCTCTCCACCCGTTTATTGCGAAAGTGGGACCTGATTTACTGAGTGAAGAAGTAAGTGTAGAACAATTGAAGGAGCGCTTTGAATCAAAAGCTTTCCAGAAGAAAAAGTGGACTTCCCTTTTACTAGATCAGTCTTTTATTGGAGGTATTGGTAACTATTTAAGAAGTGAAATTCTCTTTCTAGCAGGTATTCATCCGGATTTACGTCCAATTGATTGCTCGGAGCGGCAGTTAACGAAAGCGGCTGAAGCGACCGTGAAACTCGTTCACCAATCCTATGAACACAACGGAATTACAAATGATCTTGAGTTAGCGGTGAAGCTTAAGGAGAAAGGACAAAAACGCCCCCAATATAGACATTGGGTTTTTAACCGAGAAGGTGAGGCGTGCCGAATCGATGGAACAGAAATTCAAAAAATGAAAGCTGGATCAAGAAGATTGTATTTTTGTCCAACGTGTCAGGCGAAGTAA
- a CDS encoding aldo/keto reductase: MAKVQIGKSGLQANPIGLGTNAVGGHNIYPNLNEETGKDLVRAAIDNGINLLDTAYIYGPERSEELVGEVIKERGSRDDIVLATKGAHEFKGEEVVYNNSPSFLKQSVENSLKRLQTDYIDLFYIHFPDEHTNKAEAVGALKELKDQGKIKSIGVSNFNLEQLKEANKDGYVDVLQSHYNLFHRDAEEDLLPYTAEQGISFIPYFPLASGLLAGKYDENTTFDDIRSKDPLFQGEAFKANLKKVDQVRNIANAKGVEVTHLILAWYLTRDSIDVLIPGAKRQEQVVDNLKTLDVKLTSEEIQRIDQIFK; this comes from the coding sequence GTGGCAAAAGTACAAATTGGTAAATCAGGTTTACAGGCAAATCCAATCGGTTTAGGAACAAACGCCGTTGGTGGACATAACATTTATCCAAATTTAAATGAAGAAACAGGGAAAGATCTTGTTAGGGCAGCAATTGATAATGGTATTAATTTATTGGATACAGCTTATATATACGGACCTGAGCGCTCTGAAGAACTTGTTGGTGAAGTAATCAAAGAACGGGGAAGCCGAGACGATATCGTTCTGGCAACAAAAGGAGCTCACGAATTTAAAGGAGAAGAGGTTGTTTATAACAATTCACCTTCGTTCCTAAAACAATCGGTAGAAAATAGCTTAAAGCGACTTCAAACGGATTACATTGATCTATTCTATATTCATTTTCCAGATGAACATACGAACAAAGCTGAAGCAGTAGGCGCTCTTAAAGAATTGAAAGATCAAGGGAAAATTAAATCAATTGGTGTTTCTAATTTTAATTTAGAGCAGTTGAAAGAAGCAAACAAGGATGGCTATGTAGATGTACTTCAAAGTCACTACAACTTATTCCATCGTGATGCTGAGGAAGACCTTCTTCCTTATACTGCGGAACAAGGGATTTCCTTTATACCATACTTTCCACTTGCTTCCGGACTTCTAGCAGGTAAATATGATGAGAATACGACGTTCGATGATATTCGCTCGAAGGATCCTCTTTTCCAGGGAGAAGCTTTTAAGGCAAACCTAAAGAAAGTTGATCAGGTACGAAATATTGCGAATGCGAAGGGTGTTGAGGTTACACACCTTATCCTTGCTTGGTATTTAACGCGTGATAGTATTGATGTGCTTATCCCAGGGGCTAAACGTCAAGAACAGGTTGTTGATAACTTGAAAACACTTGATGTGAAGTTAACAAGTGAAGAAATTCAGCGTATCGATCAGATTTTCAAGTAA
- a CDS encoding LacI family DNA-binding transcriptional regulator, translated as MATIRDVAEQAGVSVATVSRVLNDNGYVGVETRKRVMGAIKSLNYSPNEVARSLYKRESRLIGLLLPDITNPFFPQLARGIEDEVNRAGFRLLLGNSDEEATKELEYIQTFLQNQVVGLISATNNTDNENYANLDLPVVFLDRVSKQHPSVYADGVEGGRLAAKALIERGSKRITLIKGPGHVKPAMDRFQGALAELSASEVDFSVLSTSSYAFDDARKRAEELFEKHPDTDGVIASNDIVAIAILHEALRLGRRIPEDLQLIGYDDIPFSSLSYPSLSTIRQPAYEMGKEAAKLLIRMIRKEKEIDQTIQLPVTLIERNTTRKVDPNA; from the coding sequence ATGGCTACAATTCGAGATGTAGCAGAACAAGCGGGAGTATCTGTTGCGACCGTTTCTCGTGTATTAAATGATAATGGTTATGTAGGAGTCGAAACGAGAAAACGCGTGATGGGTGCGATCAAAAGTTTGAACTACAGTCCAAATGAAGTAGCGCGCTCACTCTATAAGCGAGAATCTAGGTTAATCGGACTTCTTCTTCCTGACATTACGAACCCCTTTTTTCCACAGTTAGCTCGTGGGATTGAGGATGAAGTCAACCGAGCTGGATTCAGGTTGTTACTCGGAAACAGTGATGAAGAGGCAACGAAGGAATTAGAGTACATTCAAACCTTTTTGCAAAATCAAGTTGTTGGCCTTATTTCAGCAACAAATAATACAGATAACGAGAATTATGCAAATCTTGATTTGCCTGTTGTCTTTCTAGATCGTGTGTCAAAACAACATCCTTCTGTTTATGCTGATGGAGTCGAAGGAGGACGACTTGCAGCGAAAGCGTTAATTGAGAGAGGTTCAAAAAGAATTACACTTATTAAAGGACCTGGGCATGTAAAGCCAGCGATGGATCGGTTTCAAGGAGCACTCGCTGAATTAAGTGCATCTGAAGTTGATTTTTCAGTTCTCTCAACTTCCTCTTACGCATTTGATGATGCACGAAAAAGGGCTGAAGAGCTCTTTGAAAAGCATCCTGATACGGATGGAGTAATTGCCAGTAACGATATAGTAGCAATTGCCATTTTACATGAGGCACTTCGTCTTGGCAGAAGGATTCCGGAGGACTTACAGCTTATTGGTTACGATGATATTCCATTTAGTAGCTTGTCCTATCCTTCTTTATCAACGATCAGGCAACCTGCTTATGAAATGGGAAAGGAAGCAGCGAAGTTACTCATTCGAATGATTCGAAAAGAAAAGGAAATTGATCAAACGATTCAATTGCCAGTTACGCTAATCGAACGAAATACGACAAGAAAGGTTGATCCAAATGCGTAA
- a CDS encoding NUDIX domain-containing protein: MIKVKALGLLFREQEMLVEAYYGKHSKGFGSYYRPLGGNIEVGEHSKETVVREFQEELGIEVDVNQYLTCLENRFQIGEECSHEMIQIYTVSFGEPKYYEKDTYSFLEHDAVAKWISIKDVVDGNIHCYPNDLGAVLKRMTKQDNES, encoded by the coding sequence ATGATAAAAGTTAAAGCACTTGGGCTCCTATTTAGAGAACAAGAGATGTTAGTTGAAGCTTATTATGGAAAGCATTCAAAAGGATTTGGAAGTTATTATCGTCCACTTGGAGGGAATATAGAAGTTGGAGAGCATTCGAAAGAAACGGTAGTAAGAGAATTTCAAGAAGAGCTTGGAATTGAAGTGGACGTAAATCAGTACCTAACTTGCCTAGAAAATCGATTTCAAATTGGGGAGGAATGCTCGCACGAAATGATTCAGATTTATACAGTATCGTTTGGTGAACCAAAATATTATGAAAAGGACACGTATTCATTTCTTGAACATGATGCAGTAGCGAAATGGATATCGATTAAGGATGTAGTTGATGGGAACATCCACTGCTATCCTAATGATTTAGGAGCGGTATTGAAGCGAATGACAAAACAAGATAACGAATCATGA
- the rbsD gene encoding D-ribose pyranase, with translation MKRRGMLNSHISKILADLGHTDQIVIADAGLPVPAGVPKIDLALRPGLPAFCDVVSELLQEMVVEHVTLANEIEGNQKVHDWLKQELQETERIYVDHEAFKEQTRQAKVVIRTGETTPYANCILHSGVIF, from the coding sequence ATGAAAAGAAGAGGAATGTTAAATAGTCATATCTCAAAAATTCTTGCAGATCTCGGGCACACCGATCAGATTGTTATCGCAGATGCTGGCCTCCCCGTTCCAGCTGGTGTCCCGAAAATTGATCTCGCTTTACGTCCGGGTCTACCAGCATTTTGTGATGTGGTGAGTGAACTTCTTCAAGAGATGGTTGTCGAACACGTAACGCTTGCAAATGAAATTGAAGGTAACCAGAAGGTACATGATTGGCTAAAGCAGGAGCTTCAAGAAACGGAACGGATTTATGTCGATCATGAAGCATTTAAAGAGCAAACGAGGCAGGCGAAAGTTGTCATCCGCACAGGTGAGACAACGCCATATGCCAATTGCATTCTTCATTCAGGAGTAATCTTTTAA
- a CDS encoding phosphotransferase, which translates to MEPWIEAMFSETYVDEALDRFGIQVSNIRKLGDFENYVYEVKENERAWILRFTHSSHRTLEEIKSELLWINQLSGAGVQVARAYPSIKNEMVELILTEKGTFYACLFEMVPGNAIKVNDDLFGPALFEAWGKEIGKMHRFSMKNKVSFMRARWDEGDLLQFDRYLSKPEDARIIIEGKRLIEEIQTFHETGNTFGLIHSDVHHGNFHYDGKGIHLFDFDDVMYHYYVSDIAIPVYYAVWQKCGTASLAERSSFATAFLRSFLKGYREEVNVSYEWLKTLPYFLRLRDFELYTVFHKKYDVTKMNPNEKALLKGIRERLIHSELIAEPALEDRENWIESS; encoded by the coding sequence ATGGAACCCTGGATTGAAGCAATGTTCTCCGAAACGTACGTGGATGAAGCGCTTGATCGATTTGGTATTCAAGTATCGAATATAAGAAAGCTAGGCGATTTTGAAAACTATGTTTATGAAGTTAAAGAGAATGAAAGGGCATGGATCCTTCGTTTTACTCATAGCTCTCACCGTACTCTTGAAGAAATAAAATCCGAGCTCCTTTGGATCAATCAATTAAGCGGTGCAGGCGTTCAAGTGGCACGTGCCTACCCTTCTATAAAGAATGAAATGGTAGAACTAATCTTAACAGAGAAGGGGACGTTTTATGCTTGTTTATTTGAAATGGTGCCTGGAAATGCGATTAAAGTAAATGACGACTTGTTTGGACCCGCTCTATTCGAAGCATGGGGAAAAGAGATTGGGAAAATGCATCGTTTTTCGATGAAGAACAAGGTTTCATTCATGCGAGCGAGATGGGATGAAGGTGACTTGCTTCAGTTCGACCGGTATCTCTCAAAACCTGAAGATGCAAGAATCATCATTGAAGGGAAAAGGCTGATCGAAGAAATCCAGACGTTTCATGAAACAGGAAATACGTTTGGTCTCATTCACTCCGATGTCCATCACGGAAACTTTCATTACGATGGCAAGGGGATTCATCTATTTGATTTCGACGATGTGATGTATCATTATTATGTGAGTGATATTGCGATTCCTGTCTATTATGCGGTTTGGCAAAAATGTGGAACGGCGTCTCTTGCAGAACGATCGAGTTTTGCTACAGCATTTTTACGTTCCTTCTTGAAAGGGTATCGAGAAGAAGTGAATGTCTCTTATGAATGGCTTAAAACGCTTCCTTATTTTCTTCGGTTAAGAGATTTTGAACTCTATACTGTCTTTCATAAAAAATATGATGTAACAAAGATGAACCCAAATGAGAAAGCCCTTTTGAAAGGCATACGGGAACGTTTGATTCACTCTGAATTAATTGCAGAGCCTGCTCTAGAAGATCGAGAAAATTGGATTGAAAGCTCGTAA
- a CDS encoding sugar ABC transporter ATP-binding protein, with protein sequence MQISMRDIHKAFGANKVLEGVNIDIQDAEIHALMGENGAGKSTLMNILTGLHKKDNGTIVIDGKERVFDNPKEAEENGVAFIHQELNIWPELTVLENLFINKEPVTSFGLIHSKKMKAVANEQFKKLAISIPLQQEAGKCSVGEQQMIEIAKALMTDAKVIIMDEPTAALTEREIQTLFQVIRSLKKSGVSIVYISHRMEEIFTICDSITVMRDGKTVDTKAIPETNFDEVVRKMVGRELTDRFPERSPKPGETMLEVKGLARKGVFKNVNFSVRSGEIVGVSGLMGAGRTEVMRTIFGLDGKYTGDIFISGKKVVIKNPSQAVQLGLGFITEDRKEEGLVLDFSLKDNIALPSLYSFAPKGLINEKSEMDFVELLIKRLTIKTESARTSAKNLSGGNQQKVVIAKWIGIGPKVLILDEPTRGVDVGAKREIYQLMNELTDRGVAIIMVSSELPEVLGMSDRILVFREGHLTGEVSKKEATQEKIMTLATGGQEDE encoded by the coding sequence ATGCAAATTAGCATGAGAGACATTCATAAAGCATTTGGAGCGAACAAAGTGCTTGAAGGCGTGAACATCGACATTCAAGATGCCGAAATTCATGCCCTTATGGGAGAAAATGGAGCGGGGAAGTCAACGCTCATGAATATTCTAACTGGTCTTCATAAGAAAGATAATGGCACAATTGTGATTGATGGAAAAGAACGGGTTTTTGATAATCCGAAAGAAGCTGAAGAAAATGGTGTTGCTTTTATTCATCAAGAGCTAAACATCTGGCCAGAATTAACGGTATTGGAGAATTTATTCATTAATAAGGAACCGGTTACATCTTTTGGTCTTATTCATTCGAAAAAAATGAAAGCGGTTGCGAATGAGCAGTTTAAGAAACTAGCCATCTCAATTCCTCTTCAGCAGGAAGCAGGAAAATGTTCCGTTGGAGAGCAGCAGATGATTGAAATAGCAAAGGCATTAATGACAGATGCGAAAGTGATCATTATGGATGAGCCTACGGCGGCGTTAACGGAACGTGAGATTCAAACACTGTTCCAGGTGATTCGCTCGCTAAAGAAAAGCGGCGTTTCCATTGTCTACATTTCGCATCGTATGGAAGAGATTTTCACAATCTGTGACAGCATTACCGTTATGCGAGATGGAAAAACGGTTGATACAAAGGCGATTCCAGAGACAAATTTTGACGAAGTCGTTCGAAAAATGGTTGGTCGAGAATTAACTGATCGCTTTCCTGAACGTTCTCCAAAGCCTGGTGAAACGATGTTAGAAGTCAAAGGCCTCGCCAGAAAAGGCGTGTTTAAGAATGTCAATTTCTCAGTAAGGTCCGGTGAGATCGTTGGCGTTTCGGGGTTAATGGGCGCTGGTCGAACAGAAGTCATGCGGACGATTTTTGGTTTGGATGGAAAATACACTGGCGATATCTTCATTAGTGGTAAAAAAGTAGTCATTAAAAATCCTTCTCAGGCTGTTCAACTAGGACTTGGTTTTATTACGGAAGATCGAAAAGAAGAGGGACTTGTGCTCGATTTCTCTCTAAAAGATAATATCGCGTTACCAAGTCTTTATAGCTTTGCTCCGAAAGGCTTAATCAATGAAAAAAGCGAGATGGACTTTGTTGAGCTCCTCATTAAACGGCTTACGATTAAAACTGAGTCAGCTCGGACAAGTGCTAAAAACCTTTCTGGAGGTAATCAACAAAAGGTGGTTATCGCTAAATGGATTGGGATTGGACCGAAAGTACTGATTTTAGATGAACCTACACGTGGTGTTGATGTTGGCGCGAAGCGTGAGATCTATCAATTAATGAATGAGTTAACAGATCGTGGAGTTGCGATTATCATGGTTTCCTCTGAACTACCGGAAGTGCTTGGCATGAGTGATCGAATTCTAGTTTTCCGTGAAGGTCACCTGACTGGAGAAGTATCCAAGAAAGAAGCAACGCAAGAGAAAATAATGACGCTGGCAACAGGAGGTCAAGAAGATGAATAA
- a CDS encoding Na-translocating system protein MpsC family protein — MERKSNEAEIASYVGKLLRDNFGKGPSSVYVSIQEPYMTIYFRDFLAPMERVLVDQKEDMRVEETRDLLIQGLLPEIKASIRVMTGIEIQSFYHDWSLQNRSGVIVGVMNNINEMEGKALPEYDKKERVHEEIIRVSMLAEKAPEKVDSCMLNDRTLVVLRDGILVRIEKELIRDGFEEQLKLSKRRLEKSLLHDQQFESILSTKVEDIFVDWDFNLDKSYITLILKPKR; from the coding sequence ATGGAACGTAAGTCAAATGAAGCTGAAATTGCGAGTTATGTCGGCAAACTGTTAAGAGATAACTTTGGGAAAGGCCCATCATCGGTTTACGTATCGATACAGGAACCGTATATGACAATCTATTTTCGCGATTTTCTTGCACCGATGGAACGAGTACTAGTGGACCAGAAAGAAGATATGCGTGTTGAAGAAACGCGTGATTTGCTGATTCAAGGCTTGTTACCTGAAATTAAAGCATCCATTCGAGTGATGACAGGTATTGAAATTCAGTCATTTTATCATGATTGGTCTCTTCAGAATCGCTCAGGAGTTATTGTTGGTGTCATGAATAACATCAATGAAATGGAAGGTAAAGCACTTCCTGAATATGATAAAAAAGAACGCGTTCATGAGGAAATTATTCGAGTCAGTATGCTTGCGGAAAAAGCACCAGAGAAAGTAGACTCCTGCATGCTAAATGACCGAACGCTCGTCGTGCTTCGGGATGGTATTCTCGTTCGCATAGAGAAAGAGTTAATTCGGGATGGTTTTGAAGAACAATTAAAATTATCGAAAAGACGACTTGAGAAAAGCTTGCTTCATGATCAACAATTTGAATCGATCCTTTCTACAAAAGTAGAAGATATCTTTGTAGACTGGGATTTTAATCTAGATAAAAGCTATATTACATTAATCCTTAAACCAAAGAGATAA
- the rbsK gene encoding ribokinase translates to MRKAKIAVIGSSSMDLVVTSKKRPGAGETVLGESFKTVPGGKGANQAVAAARLGAEVHMIGCVGDDHYGEAILRNFKNNGVKTEHVEPVTGVESGTAHIILAEGDNSIVVVKGANDYITPSYIKKKAELIESCDLVMIQQEIPEETVAFVAELCQKVNVPLLLNPAPARPISQHVIDLATYMTPNEHEADVLFSGQSMNESLRMYPEKVFITEGAAGVRYFNGQEEVLIPSFKVEAIDTTGAGDTFNAAFGTAIAEGKTLEESILFGNRAASLSVTGFGAQGGMPTREEVERMLAE, encoded by the coding sequence ATGCGTAAAGCGAAAATAGCTGTAATCGGAAGTTCCTCAATGGATCTTGTAGTAACTTCCAAGAAACGTCCAGGAGCTGGAGAAACGGTATTAGGAGAATCATTTAAAACCGTCCCTGGAGGCAAAGGGGCAAATCAAGCAGTTGCAGCTGCAAGGCTTGGTGCAGAAGTGCATATGATTGGCTGTGTCGGTGACGACCATTACGGCGAGGCGATCCTAAGAAACTTTAAAAACAATGGTGTAAAAACCGAGCATGTGGAACCGGTTACAGGTGTTGAAAGCGGAACGGCTCACATCATTCTTGCAGAGGGCGATAACAGTATTGTGGTTGTTAAAGGAGCGAATGATTACATTACGCCTTCTTATATTAAGAAGAAAGCTGAGCTCATTGAAAGTTGCGATCTGGTCATGATTCAGCAAGAAATACCGGAAGAAACGGTAGCGTTTGTAGCTGAACTATGTCAGAAAGTGAATGTGCCGTTGTTACTTAACCCAGCGCCAGCAAGACCCATTTCACAGCATGTGATTGATTTAGCTACGTATATGACACCTAATGAACATGAGGCAGACGTTTTATTTAGTGGGCAATCAATGAATGAGTCATTAAGAATGTATCCTGAAAAGGTATTTATTACGGAAGGCGCAGCAGGTGTGCGTTATTTCAATGGCCAGGAGGAAGTGTTAATTCCTTCATTTAAAGTAGAAGCCATTGACACAACCGGCGCAGGAGATACGTTTAACGCTGCATTTGGTACAGCAATTGCGGAAGGAAAAACGCTAGAAGAAAGCATTCTATTTGGTAATCGCGCTGCTTCGCTTTCTGTTACTGGTTTTGGAGCACAGGGCGGCATGCCGACACGTGAAGAAGTGGAAAGGATGCTAGCAGAATGA